A window from Heteronotia binoei isolate CCM8104 ecotype False Entrance Well chromosome 15, APGP_CSIRO_Hbin_v1, whole genome shotgun sequence encodes these proteins:
- the MED25 gene encoding mediator of RNA polymerase II transcription subunit 25 isoform X2, with protein MVVPTLDMPAQPMGMVADVVFVIEGTANLGPYFESLRKHYLLPAIEYFNGGPPAETDFGGDYGGTQYSLVVFNTVDCAPESYVQCHAPTSSAYEFVTWLDSIQFVGGGGESCSLISEGLSTALQLFDDFKKMREQIGPTHKVCILICNSPPYLLPAVESTTYSGYTTENLVQKIGERGIHFSIISPRKLPALRILFEKAVMGGMLEAQLKEYSQDPRHMILIRGMVLPVGGGSTTTTMQPKQAVPQPQLPTVPPQLPATPPQALPPVSQPYQVTPPSTLTAAQAAAQSAVEAAKNQKAGLGTRFSPMNPMQPNFSPAPAQTHPAGSVPALPPKLPVSSQSSLVSTVTTGSGMLVQPTVQTPPQPGASAMPSGVAASNMNVNQPATPQIGANQQSVTNKVMAWSGVLEWQEKPKPTSVDSNTKLTRSLPCQVYVNQGENLKAEQWPQKLIMQLIPQQLLTTLGHLFRNSRMVQFNFTNKDLESLKGLYRIMGNGFAGCVHFPHTTPCEVRVLMLLYSSKKKIFMGLIPYDQSGFVNGIRQVITNHKQVQQQKQMGGSQQMGSAPGTQNFLPKQPGALPVAQGVQQQMGGQQVSPGMPQVGIMEEQQRQQGMMPIRMQQPQQAAPPTSQPQQAPGPPQPGPQATQGGAMLRPQNPGANPQLRSLLLSQQPPQPGVPQSQPPLHHLQQGSPGMLPHQPMGQPLGHQPPGQQQLQLPGQPLMHQAPGQQWPAQMAPRAPLQGQMLMNAGPRGPVSQQGLQQVPAPSVMEDDILMDLI; from the exons TATGGAGGTACCCAGTACAGCCTGGTGGTGTTCAATACGGTTGACTGCGCCCCTGAGTCGTATGTGCAGTGCCATGCACCAACTAGCAGTGCTTATGAGTTTGTCACATGGCTTGACAGCATTCA GTTTGTGGGAGGTGGTGGAGAGAGCTGCAGTCTTATCTCAGAAGGGCTCAGCACAGCTCTGCAACTCTTCGATGACTTCAAGAAAATGAGAGAACAAAT AGGACCCACACACAAAGTCTGCATCCTTATTTGCAACTCCCCACCCTACTTGCTTCCGGCTGTGGAAAGTACCACCTATTCTGGCTATACAACAGAGAACCTGGTTCAGAAGATTGGTGAG CGCGGCATCCATTTTTCCATCATCTCCCCACGGAAGCTGCCTGCGCTGCGGATTCTTTTTGAGAAGGCTGTGATGGGGGGTATGCTGGAGGCACAGCTGAAGGAGTACAGCCAGGACCCCCGGCATATGATCCTCATCCGTGGCATGGTGCTGCCAG TAGGAGGAggaagcaccaccaccaccatgcagCCCAAACAGGCCGTGCCCCAGCCGCAGCTTCCAACTGTGCCACCGCAGCTCCCTGCTACCCCTCCGCAAGCCCTGCCGCCTGTTTCCCAGCCATACCAG GTCACACCCCCCTCCACCCTCACCGCTGCTCAGGCAGCTGCTCAGTCTGCAGTGGAAGCTGCCAAGAACCAGAAAGCCGGCCTGGGCACTCGCT TCTCCCCCATGAACCCCATGCAACCAAACTTCAGTCCCGCTCCAGCGCAGACCCACCCAGCCGGATCCGTcccagctctacctccaaagCTTCCTGTCTCTTCTCAATCCAGTCTGGTCTCTACTGTAACTACAGGCTCTGGAATGCTGGTTCAGCCAACTGTGCAGACTCCTCCGCAGCCCGGTGCCTCAGCCATG CCCAGTGGCGTAGCTGCCAGCAACATGAACGTTAACCAGCCAGCTACGCCACAGATCGGTGCAAATCAGCAGTCAGTCACAAACAAGGTGATGGCGTGGAGCGGCGTGTTGGAGTGGCAGGAG AAGCCTAAGCCAACTTCTGTGGATTCCAACACCAAACTTACCCGTTCCCTTCCTTGCCAAGTGTACGTCAACCAAGGGGAGAACTT gAAGGCGGAGCAGTGGCCACAGAAGCTCATCATGCAGCTGATCCCCCAGCAGCTCCTG ACCACTCTGGGCCACCTGTTTCGCAACTCACGCATGGTGCAGTTCAATTTTACCAACAAGGACCTGGAGTCGCTGAAGGGACTCTACCGCATCATGGGCAACGGATTT GCAGGCTGTGTGCATTTTCCTCACACCACTCCCTGTGAGGTGCGAGTATTGATGCTGCTGTATTCTTCCAAGAAGAAAATCTTCATGGGGCTCATTCCCTACGACCAGAGCGGCTTTGTCAACGGCATTCGACAGGTCATCACCAACCACAAACAGGTTCAACAACAAAAG CAAATGGGAGGGTCTCAGCAAATGGGGTCTGCACCTGGCACACAAAACTTCCTGCCCAAACAGCCCGGGGCTTTGCCAGTGGCACAGGGAGTCCAACAACAG ATGGGTGGGCAGCAGGTGAGCCCCGGTATGCCTCAGGTGGGAATCATGGAAGAACAGCAACGGCAGCAGGGCATG ATGCCAATTAGAATGCAGCAACCCCAGCAAGCTGCTCCACCCACCAGTCAGCCCCAGCAAGCACCAGGTCCCCCACAACCTGGGCCGCAGGCCACCCAAGGAGGTGCTATGCTTCGGCCCCAGAACCCCGGAGCCAACCCTCAGCTTCGCAGTCTCCTCCTGAGCCAGCAGCCA CCCCAACCTGGAGTTCCTCAGTCTCAGCCACCCCTCCACCACCTCCAGCAGGGTTCTCCAGGAATGTTGCCGCATCAGCCCATGGGGCAACCTCTGGGGCACCAGCCTCCTGGACAGCAGCAACTCCAGCTCCCCGGACAGCCCCTCATGCACCAAGCCCCCGGACAACAGTGGCCTGCACAGATGGCACCCCGGGCACCATTGCAAG GTCAGATGCTGATGAACGCCGGTCCTCGGGGACCTGTATCCCAGCAAGGCTTGCAGCAGGTTCCAGCCCCAAGCGTCATGGAGGATGACATCCTCATGGACCTCATCTGA
- the MED25 gene encoding mediator of RNA polymerase II transcription subunit 25 isoform X7, with protein sequence MVVPTLDMPAQPMGMVADVVFVIEGTANLGPYFESLRKHYLLPAIEYFNGGPPAETDFGGDYGGTQYSLVVFNTVDCAPESYVQCHAPTSSAYEFVTWLDSIQFVGGGGESCSLISEGLSTALQLFDDFKKMREQIGPTHKVCILICNSPPYLLPAVESTTYSGYTTENLVQKIGERGIHFSIISPRKLPALRILFEKAVMGGMLEAQLKEYSQDPRHMILIRGMVLPVGGGSTTTTMQPKQAVPQPQLPTVPPQLPATPPQALPPVSQPYQVTPPSTLTAAQAAAQSAVEAAKNQKAGLGTRFSPMNPMQPNFSPAPAQTHPAGSVPALPPKLPVSSQSSLVSTVTTGSGMLVQPTVQTPPQPGASAMPSGVAASNMNVNQPATPQIGANQQSVTNKVMAWSGVLEWQEKPKPTSVDSNTKLTRSLPCQVYVNQGENLKAEQWPQKLIMQLIPQQLLTTLGHLFRNSRMVQFNFTNKDLESLKGLYRIMGNGFQAGCVHFPHTTPCEVRVLMLLYSSKKKIFMGLIPYDQSGFVNGIRQVITNHKQVQQQKMGGQQVSPGMPQVGIMEEQQRQQGMMPIRMQQPQQAAPPTSQPQQAPGPPQPGPQATQGGAMLRPQNPGANPQLRSLLLSQQPPQPGVPQSQPPLHHLQQGSPGMLPHQPMGQPLGHQPPGQQQLQLPGQPLMHQAPGQQWPAQMAPRAPLQGQMLMNAGPRGPVSQQGLQQVPAPSVMEDDILMDLI encoded by the exons TATGGAGGTACCCAGTACAGCCTGGTGGTGTTCAATACGGTTGACTGCGCCCCTGAGTCGTATGTGCAGTGCCATGCACCAACTAGCAGTGCTTATGAGTTTGTCACATGGCTTGACAGCATTCA GTTTGTGGGAGGTGGTGGAGAGAGCTGCAGTCTTATCTCAGAAGGGCTCAGCACAGCTCTGCAACTCTTCGATGACTTCAAGAAAATGAGAGAACAAAT AGGACCCACACACAAAGTCTGCATCCTTATTTGCAACTCCCCACCCTACTTGCTTCCGGCTGTGGAAAGTACCACCTATTCTGGCTATACAACAGAGAACCTGGTTCAGAAGATTGGTGAG CGCGGCATCCATTTTTCCATCATCTCCCCACGGAAGCTGCCTGCGCTGCGGATTCTTTTTGAGAAGGCTGTGATGGGGGGTATGCTGGAGGCACAGCTGAAGGAGTACAGCCAGGACCCCCGGCATATGATCCTCATCCGTGGCATGGTGCTGCCAG TAGGAGGAggaagcaccaccaccaccatgcagCCCAAACAGGCCGTGCCCCAGCCGCAGCTTCCAACTGTGCCACCGCAGCTCCCTGCTACCCCTCCGCAAGCCCTGCCGCCTGTTTCCCAGCCATACCAG GTCACACCCCCCTCCACCCTCACCGCTGCTCAGGCAGCTGCTCAGTCTGCAGTGGAAGCTGCCAAGAACCAGAAAGCCGGCCTGGGCACTCGCT TCTCCCCCATGAACCCCATGCAACCAAACTTCAGTCCCGCTCCAGCGCAGACCCACCCAGCCGGATCCGTcccagctctacctccaaagCTTCCTGTCTCTTCTCAATCCAGTCTGGTCTCTACTGTAACTACAGGCTCTGGAATGCTGGTTCAGCCAACTGTGCAGACTCCTCCGCAGCCCGGTGCCTCAGCCATG CCCAGTGGCGTAGCTGCCAGCAACATGAACGTTAACCAGCCAGCTACGCCACAGATCGGTGCAAATCAGCAGTCAGTCACAAACAAGGTGATGGCGTGGAGCGGCGTGTTGGAGTGGCAGGAG AAGCCTAAGCCAACTTCTGTGGATTCCAACACCAAACTTACCCGTTCCCTTCCTTGCCAAGTGTACGTCAACCAAGGGGAGAACTT gAAGGCGGAGCAGTGGCCACAGAAGCTCATCATGCAGCTGATCCCCCAGCAGCTCCTG ACCACTCTGGGCCACCTGTTTCGCAACTCACGCATGGTGCAGTTCAATTTTACCAACAAGGACCTGGAGTCGCTGAAGGGACTCTACCGCATCATGGGCAACGGATTT CAGGCAGGCTGTGTGCATTTTCCTCACACCACTCCCTGTGAGGTGCGAGTATTGATGCTGCTGTATTCTTCCAAGAAGAAAATCTTCATGGGGCTCATTCCCTACGACCAGAGCGGCTTTGTCAACGGCATTCGACAGGTCATCACCAACCACAAACAGGTTCAACAACAAAAG ATGGGTGGGCAGCAGGTGAGCCCCGGTATGCCTCAGGTGGGAATCATGGAAGAACAGCAACGGCAGCAGGGCATG ATGCCAATTAGAATGCAGCAACCCCAGCAAGCTGCTCCACCCACCAGTCAGCCCCAGCAAGCACCAGGTCCCCCACAACCTGGGCCGCAGGCCACCCAAGGAGGTGCTATGCTTCGGCCCCAGAACCCCGGAGCCAACCCTCAGCTTCGCAGTCTCCTCCTGAGCCAGCAGCCA CCCCAACCTGGAGTTCCTCAGTCTCAGCCACCCCTCCACCACCTCCAGCAGGGTTCTCCAGGAATGTTGCCGCATCAGCCCATGGGGCAACCTCTGGGGCACCAGCCTCCTGGACAGCAGCAACTCCAGCTCCCCGGACAGCCCCTCATGCACCAAGCCCCCGGACAACAGTGGCCTGCACAGATGGCACCCCGGGCACCATTGCAAG GTCAGATGCTGATGAACGCCGGTCCTCGGGGACCTGTATCCCAGCAAGGCTTGCAGCAGGTTCCAGCCCCAAGCGTCATGGAGGATGACATCCTCATGGACCTCATCTGA
- the MED25 gene encoding mediator of RNA polymerase II transcription subunit 25 isoform X1: MVVPTLDMPAQPMGMVADVVFVIEGTANLGPYFESLRKHYLLPAIEYFNGGPPAETDFGGDYGGTQYSLVVFNTVDCAPESYVQCHAPTSSAYEFVTWLDSIQFVGGGGESCSLISEGLSTALQLFDDFKKMREQIGPTHKVCILICNSPPYLLPAVESTTYSGYTTENLVQKIGERGIHFSIISPRKLPALRILFEKAVMGGMLEAQLKEYSQDPRHMILIRGMVLPVGGGSTTTTMQPKQAVPQPQLPTVPPQLPATPPQALPPVSQPYQVTPPSTLTAAQAAAQSAVEAAKNQKAGLGTRFSPMNPMQPNFSPAPAQTHPAGSVPALPPKLPVSSQSSLVSTVTTGSGMLVQPTVQTPPQPGASAMPSGVAASNMNVNQPATPQIGANQQSVTNKVMAWSGVLEWQEKPKPTSVDSNTKLTRSLPCQVYVNQGENLKAEQWPQKLIMQLIPQQLLTTLGHLFRNSRMVQFNFTNKDLESLKGLYRIMGNGFQAGCVHFPHTTPCEVRVLMLLYSSKKKIFMGLIPYDQSGFVNGIRQVITNHKQVQQQKQMGGSQQMGSAPGTQNFLPKQPGALPVAQGVQQQMGGQQVSPGMPQVGIMEEQQRQQGMMPIRMQQPQQAAPPTSQPQQAPGPPQPGPQATQGGAMLRPQNPGANPQLRSLLLSQQPPQPGVPQSQPPLHHLQQGSPGMLPHQPMGQPLGHQPPGQQQLQLPGQPLMHQAPGQQWPAQMAPRAPLQGQMLMNAGPRGPVSQQGLQQVPAPSVMEDDILMDLI, translated from the exons TATGGAGGTACCCAGTACAGCCTGGTGGTGTTCAATACGGTTGACTGCGCCCCTGAGTCGTATGTGCAGTGCCATGCACCAACTAGCAGTGCTTATGAGTTTGTCACATGGCTTGACAGCATTCA GTTTGTGGGAGGTGGTGGAGAGAGCTGCAGTCTTATCTCAGAAGGGCTCAGCACAGCTCTGCAACTCTTCGATGACTTCAAGAAAATGAGAGAACAAAT AGGACCCACACACAAAGTCTGCATCCTTATTTGCAACTCCCCACCCTACTTGCTTCCGGCTGTGGAAAGTACCACCTATTCTGGCTATACAACAGAGAACCTGGTTCAGAAGATTGGTGAG CGCGGCATCCATTTTTCCATCATCTCCCCACGGAAGCTGCCTGCGCTGCGGATTCTTTTTGAGAAGGCTGTGATGGGGGGTATGCTGGAGGCACAGCTGAAGGAGTACAGCCAGGACCCCCGGCATATGATCCTCATCCGTGGCATGGTGCTGCCAG TAGGAGGAggaagcaccaccaccaccatgcagCCCAAACAGGCCGTGCCCCAGCCGCAGCTTCCAACTGTGCCACCGCAGCTCCCTGCTACCCCTCCGCAAGCCCTGCCGCCTGTTTCCCAGCCATACCAG GTCACACCCCCCTCCACCCTCACCGCTGCTCAGGCAGCTGCTCAGTCTGCAGTGGAAGCTGCCAAGAACCAGAAAGCCGGCCTGGGCACTCGCT TCTCCCCCATGAACCCCATGCAACCAAACTTCAGTCCCGCTCCAGCGCAGACCCACCCAGCCGGATCCGTcccagctctacctccaaagCTTCCTGTCTCTTCTCAATCCAGTCTGGTCTCTACTGTAACTACAGGCTCTGGAATGCTGGTTCAGCCAACTGTGCAGACTCCTCCGCAGCCCGGTGCCTCAGCCATG CCCAGTGGCGTAGCTGCCAGCAACATGAACGTTAACCAGCCAGCTACGCCACAGATCGGTGCAAATCAGCAGTCAGTCACAAACAAGGTGATGGCGTGGAGCGGCGTGTTGGAGTGGCAGGAG AAGCCTAAGCCAACTTCTGTGGATTCCAACACCAAACTTACCCGTTCCCTTCCTTGCCAAGTGTACGTCAACCAAGGGGAGAACTT gAAGGCGGAGCAGTGGCCACAGAAGCTCATCATGCAGCTGATCCCCCAGCAGCTCCTG ACCACTCTGGGCCACCTGTTTCGCAACTCACGCATGGTGCAGTTCAATTTTACCAACAAGGACCTGGAGTCGCTGAAGGGACTCTACCGCATCATGGGCAACGGATTT CAGGCAGGCTGTGTGCATTTTCCTCACACCACTCCCTGTGAGGTGCGAGTATTGATGCTGCTGTATTCTTCCAAGAAGAAAATCTTCATGGGGCTCATTCCCTACGACCAGAGCGGCTTTGTCAACGGCATTCGACAGGTCATCACCAACCACAAACAGGTTCAACAACAAAAG CAAATGGGAGGGTCTCAGCAAATGGGGTCTGCACCTGGCACACAAAACTTCCTGCCCAAACAGCCCGGGGCTTTGCCAGTGGCACAGGGAGTCCAACAACAG ATGGGTGGGCAGCAGGTGAGCCCCGGTATGCCTCAGGTGGGAATCATGGAAGAACAGCAACGGCAGCAGGGCATG ATGCCAATTAGAATGCAGCAACCCCAGCAAGCTGCTCCACCCACCAGTCAGCCCCAGCAAGCACCAGGTCCCCCACAACCTGGGCCGCAGGCCACCCAAGGAGGTGCTATGCTTCGGCCCCAGAACCCCGGAGCCAACCCTCAGCTTCGCAGTCTCCTCCTGAGCCAGCAGCCA CCCCAACCTGGAGTTCCTCAGTCTCAGCCACCCCTCCACCACCTCCAGCAGGGTTCTCCAGGAATGTTGCCGCATCAGCCCATGGGGCAACCTCTGGGGCACCAGCCTCCTGGACAGCAGCAACTCCAGCTCCCCGGACAGCCCCTCATGCACCAAGCCCCCGGACAACAGTGGCCTGCACAGATGGCACCCCGGGCACCATTGCAAG GTCAGATGCTGATGAACGCCGGTCCTCGGGGACCTGTATCCCAGCAAGGCTTGCAGCAGGTTCCAGCCCCAAGCGTCATGGAGGATGACATCCTCATGGACCTCATCTGA